A stretch of the Marmota flaviventris isolate mMarFla1 unplaced genomic scaffold, mMarFla1.hap1 Scaffold_88, whole genome shotgun sequence genome encodes the following:
- the LOC139704494 gene encoding LOW QUALITY PROTEIN: zinc finger protein 268-like (The sequence of the model RefSeq protein was modified relative to this genomic sequence to represent the inferred CDS: substituted 2 bases at 2 genomic stop codons), protein MTSTVYDSIGLIYHRGTHNGEKPYKCKECGNVFGQKLNLIRHRRTHTGEKPYKCKDCGKAFDQKSNLIYHSRTHTGEEPYKCAECGKAFGKKSHLTCHIRTHTGEKPYKCKECGKAFSLESLLICHRRTHMGENPYKCKDCGKAFGKKSSLICHIRTHTGEKPYKCKDCGKAFGQKSHLICHRRTHTGEKPYKCTQCGKAFGRKSHLIYHIRTHTGEKPYKCKDCGKVFGQKSDLICHRRTHTGEKPYKCTQCGKAFCRKSYLTCHIRTHTGEKPFKCKECGKSFGQKSNLIHHRRTHTGXKPYKCKECGKAFSLESLLICHRRTHMGENPYKCKDCGKAFGKKSSLICHIRTHTGEKPYKCKDCGKAFGQKSHLICHRRTHTGEKPYKCKDCGKAFGQKSLLICHSRTHSGEKPYKGKECGKAFGQKSHLIYHRRTLIGEKPYKCPKCGKAFGDTSNLIHHSRNHSGEMPYKCKECCKAFTQKSGFICHRRTHTKEKPYKCKECGTVFSQKSQLICHNRTHTWEXHHKCKVCDKVFTQMLHLMCHRRIYTGEKPYKYKECGKAFSNKTGL, encoded by the exons atgactagtactgtttatgatagcatag gtcttatttaccacagaggaacacacaatggagagaagccctacaaatgtaaagaatgtggaaatgtTTTTGGTCAAAAATtaaaccttattcgccacagaagaactcacactggagagaagccctacaaatgtaaagattgtggcaaagcttttgatcaaaaatcaaaccttatttaccacagcagaactcacactggagaggaGCCCTACAAATGTGCAGAATGTGGCAAGGCTTTCGGTAAGAAATCACACCTTACTTGCCACATTAGAACTCACAcgggagagaagccttacaaatgtaaagaatgtggcaaagctttcagtctagaatcactcctaatttgccacaggagaactcacatgggagagaatccctacaaatgtaaagattgtggtaaagcttttggtaaaaaatcaagccttatttgccacatcagaactcacactggagagaagccctacaaatgcaaagattgtggcaaagcttttggtcaaaaatcacaccttatttgccacagaagaactcacactggagagaagccctacaaatgtacacaatgtggcaaagcttttggtcgaaaatcacaccttatttaccacatcagaactcacactggagagaagccctacaaatgtaaagattgtggcaaagtttttggtcaaaaatcagaccttatttgccacaggagaactcacactggagagaagccctacaaatgtacacaatgtggcaaagctttttgtagaaaatcataccttacttgccacatcagaactcacactggagaaaagcctttcaaatgtaaagaatgtggcaaatcttttggtcaaaaatcaaaccttattcaccatagaagaactcacactggatagaagccctacaaatgtaaagaatgtggcaaagctttcagtctagaatcactcctaatttgccacaggagaactcacatgggagagaatccctacaaatgtaaagattgtggcaaagcttttggtaaaaaatcaagccttatttgccacatcagaactcacactggagagaagccctacaaatgcaaagattgtggcaaagcttttggtcaaaaatcacaccttatttgccacagaagaactcacactggagagaagccctacaaatgtaaagattgtggcaaagcttttggtcaaaaatcactcctaatttgccacagcagaacccactctggagagaagccctacaaaggtaaagaatgtggcaaagcttttggtcaaaaatcacaccttatttaccacagaagaactctcattggagagaagccttacaaatgtccaaaatgtggcaaagcttttggtgacACATcaaaccttattcaccacagcagaaatCACAGTGGCGAgatgccctacaaatgtaaagaatgttgcaaagcttttactcaaaaatcAGGCTTTATTTGCCACAGACGAACTCACACTAAAGAGaaaccttacaaatgtaaagaatgcgGCACAgttttcagtcaaaaatcacagcttatttgccacaacagaactcacacttggGAGTAGCAtcacaaatgcaaagtatgtgacaaagtttttactcaaatgTTACACCTTATGTGCCACAGaagaatttacactggagagaaaccttacaaatataaggaatgtggcaaagcttttagcaataaaacaggcctt